A portion of the Caloranaerobacter ferrireducens genome contains these proteins:
- a CDS encoding ABC transporter permease, giving the protein MITLIISIPAAKALGVYNFKGKKFIKILVLAPIIVPPLTVVMGIHVAFIKLRLANTFWGVVLVHLIPCLPYGIRILTDVFEIIGESMEMQARVLGARPMQVFFRITLPLITPGLISAGSLIFIVSFSQYFLTFLIGGGRIVTFSMLLFPYIQSGDRMMASAFSVVFIFTVLIVLLSVEKVVKIYYKTENHFYL; this is encoded by the coding sequence TTGATAACATTAATAATAAGTATACCTGCTGCAAAAGCGTTAGGAGTCTATAATTTTAAAGGAAAAAAATTTATAAAAATACTTGTACTAGCACCGATAATAGTTCCACCATTGACAGTAGTTATGGGAATTCATGTTGCATTCATAAAACTGAGACTCGCTAATACATTTTGGGGAGTTGTTTTAGTTCATTTAATTCCATGTCTACCCTATGGAATCAGGATTTTAACTGATGTATTCGAGATAATAGGTGAGTCAATGGAGATGCAAGCAAGAGTTTTAGGGGCAAGACCAATGCAGGTTTTTTTTAGAATTACTCTTCCTTTGATAACTCCAGGTTTAATATCAGCAGGAAGTCTTATTTTCATAGTTTCCTTTAGTCAATATTTTTTAACTTTTCTAATAGGTGGGGGAAGAATAGTTACATTTTCTATGCTTTTATTTCCATATATCCAGAGTGGGGATAGGATGATGGCTTCAGCATTCAGTGTAGTCTTTATTTTTACAGTTTTAATTGTATTATTGTCAGTTGAAAAAGTTGTTAAAATATATTATAAAACTGAAAACCATTTTTATCTATAA
- a CDS encoding ABC transporter ATP-binding protein, whose amino-acid sequence MSEILLKNISKTFDGKKILNNINIQVKEGELVSLLGPSGCGKTTTLKIISGLIKPDEGDVVFNGNSVMNVPVEKRGAVIVFQDYLLFPHMTVEENIGFGLRMAKVKKSKRIEKVKKMIDLVKLRGHEKKYPKELSGGQRQRVAIARALAIEPKVLLLDEPFSNLDTRLKETMRDFICDIQRKLNITTILVTHDKEEALMTSDKIVVMMDGEIKQIGTPRELYQSPITIDVANFFGEKNYIAGEIKEGKFVSDFGTYEIDYNGNRRVIVMIRSEEIKILPKEIGTGIPGIISTRRYAGDRIYYNVTARGHLFKCLSKPEINFQVGDEVFLNIDYKKAVFFDERTKKRISW is encoded by the coding sequence ATGTCTGAAATTTTACTAAAAAATATTTCCAAGACCTTTGATGGTAAAAAGATACTTAATAATATAAATATACAGGTAAAAGAAGGGGAGCTGGTTTCGTTATTAGGTCCTTCAGGTTGTGGTAAGACTACAACTCTTAAGATAATTTCAGGGCTTATAAAACCTGATGAAGGGGATGTAGTGTTTAATGGCAATTCTGTTATGAATGTTCCAGTTGAAAAAAGGGGAGCAGTTATAGTTTTTCAAGATTATCTCCTTTTCCCTCATATGACTGTAGAAGAAAATATAGGATTTGGCTTGAGAATGGCAAAAGTGAAAAAATCAAAAAGGATAGAAAAAGTCAAAAAGATGATTGATTTAGTTAAATTAAGAGGGCATGAAAAAAAATATCCAAAAGAGCTTTCAGGTGGGCAAAGACAGAGAGTGGCAATTGCAAGGGCATTAGCAATAGAACCAAAGGTTTTGTTACTTGATGAACCATTTTCTAATTTAGATACTAGATTAAAAGAGACCATGAGAGATTTTATTTGTGATATACAAAGGAAACTTAATATAACTACTATTTTAGTTACCCATGATAAAGAAGAAGCTCTTATGACTTCAGATAAGATAGTAGTAATGATGGATGGAGAGATTAAACAAATAGGTACTCCAAGAGAACTTTATCAAAGCCCTATTACTATTGATGTTGCCAATTTTTTTGGAGAAAAAAACTATATAGCAGGTGAAATTAAAGAAGGGAAATTTGTAAGTGATTTTGGAACTTATGAAATAGATTATAATGGCAATAGAAGGGTAATAGTAATGATTAGATCTGAAGAAATTAAAATATTACCTAAAGAAATTGGTACGGGAATTCCAGGTATAATAAGTACAAGAAGATATGCAGGGGATAGAATATACTATAATGTTACTGCAAGAGGACATCTTTTTAAGTGCTTAAGCAAACCAGAAATTAATTTTCAAGTAGGTGATGAGGTGTTTCTTAATATAGATTATAAAAAGGCAGTATTTTTTGATGAACGGACTAAAAAACGTATAAGTTGGTGA
- the folP gene encoding dihydropteroate synthase → MFEFGQKTYIMGILNVTPDSFSDGGEYFDIDKAVEHAKEMVREGADIIDVGAESTRPGAQEVSEEEELKRIVPVVKRLVKEINIPISVDTYKSRVAEEVLKLGCHIINDVWGLQRDKNMANVVAKYDVPVIIMHNQIGTEYKKDIMESIKDFLKESIRLAKEAGVKEKNIILDPGIGFGKTPEQNMEVMGRLKELTELGYPILLGTSRKSMIGKILDLPPKERVEGTIATTVMGIMQGVDIVRVHDVKENLRAAKVTDAIFRK, encoded by the coding sequence ATGTTTGAATTTGGCCAAAAAACTTATATAATGGGGATATTAAATGTAACTCCTGATAGTTTTTCAGATGGTGGAGAATATTTTGATATAGATAAAGCTGTTGAGCATGCAAAAGAAATGGTTAGAGAAGGTGCAGATATAATTGATGTAGGAGCTGAGTCAACAAGACCTGGAGCACAGGAAGTATCTGAAGAAGAAGAGTTAAAAAGAATAGTTCCAGTAGTTAAAAGATTAGTTAAGGAAATTAATATACCAATTTCAGTAGATACTTATAAATCTAGGGTTGCTGAAGAGGTTTTAAAGCTTGGTTGTCATATAATAAATGATGTCTGGGGACTTCAAAGGGATAAGAATATGGCAAATGTTGTTGCTAAATATGATGTCCCAGTTATTATTATGCATAATCAAATAGGAACTGAGTACAAAAAAGATATTATGGAATCAATAAAGGATTTTCTAAAAGAAAGTATTAGGTTAGCAAAAGAAGCAGGTGTTAAAGAAAAAAATATTATATTAGATCCAGGGATTGGTTTTGGAAAAACTCCAGAGCAAAATATGGAGGTTATGGGCAGACTTAAAGAGCTTACTGAATTAGGATATCCAATTTTATTAGGGACTTCTAGAAAATCTATGATTGGTAAGATTTTGGACTTACCTCCAAAAGAAAGAGTTGAAGGTACTATAGCAACGACAGTTATGGGAATCATGCAGGGAGTTGATATTGTAAGAGTGCATGATGTAAAAGAGAACTTACGAGCTGCTAAAGTAACAGATGCTATTTTTAGAAAGTAG
- a CDS encoding nucleotidyltransferase domain-containing protein, translating to MDALDIVKYQIQEIKKNTNVTSIILVGSMRNLEFDVELSDIDIFVITEEGNRQIRKILEVSGVEFDVNYFSRKISKELIKKREQFFIECLKDGNLVYDKDGFGDYIIKESIKEYNKGPKRIEDYEINNCIIKINDYFKKLKKLQNGPKYEFHFLSNLCLKEMIKLYYKLNNMWIPKDKKLLKSLRDFNNDLFSIAVDFYNEYDIKKLKKVFDYIMEKNIQKEM from the coding sequence ATGGATGCTTTAGATATTGTTAAATATCAAATACAGGAAATTAAAAAAAATACAAATGTAACTTCTATTATTTTGGTAGGTTCTATGAGAAATTTAGAGTTTGATGTAGAATTAAGTGATATAGATATATTTGTAATAACAGAAGAAGGCAATAGACAAATAAGAAAGATTTTAGAAGTTTCAGGTGTAGAATTCGATGTAAATTATTTTTCTAGGAAGATTTCAAAAGAATTAATTAAGAAAAGAGAGCAATTCTTTATTGAATGTCTTAAAGATGGTAATTTAGTATATGATAAAGATGGATTTGGTGATTATATTATTAAAGAGTCTATTAAAGAATATAATAAAGGACCAAAAAGAATAGAAGATTATGAAATAAATAATTGTATAATTAAGATAAATGATTATTTTAAAAAGCTTAAGAAACTACAAAATGGACCAAAATATGAATTTCATTTTCTTTCAAATCTATGTTTGAAGGAGATGATAAAATTATATTATAAGTTAAATAATATGTGGATTCCAAAGGATAAAAAACTACTAAAAAGTCTTAGAGATTTTAATAATGATTTATTTAGTATTGCTGTAGATTTCTACAATGAATATGATATTAAAAAATTAAAAAAAGTATTTGATTATATCATGGAAAAAAATATACAAAAGGAGATGTAA
- the folE gene encoding GTP cyclohydrolase I FolE, whose product MDKEKIKRAIRDILEAIGEDPDREGLRGTPDRIARMYEEIFSGLNEDPKKHLEIYFQDEKYEELVLVKDIPFYSMCEHHLVPFFGKAHVAYIPKGGKLTGLSKLARVVETVAKRPQLQERITKTIADTLMEVLEPYGVVVVVEAEHMCMTMRGVKKPGSKTVTSAVRGIFETRPESRAEVMSLINHK is encoded by the coding sequence ATGGATAAAGAAAAGATTAAAAGAGCTATTAGAGATATTTTAGAGGCGATAGGTGAAGATCCAGATAGAGAAGGACTTAGAGGAACGCCTGATAGAATAGCTAGGATGTATGAAGAAATTTTTTCGGGATTAAATGAAGATCCCAAAAAACATTTGGAGATTTATTTCCAGGATGAAAAATATGAGGAATTAGTTTTAGTTAAAGATATACCTTTTTATTCAATGTGTGAACATCATTTAGTACCTTTCTTTGGCAAAGCACATGTTGCATATATACCTAAAGGTGGAAAACTTACAGGGCTTTCTAAGCTTGCAAGGGTAGTTGAGACTGTTGCAAAGAGACCTCAATTACAAGAGAGAATTACCAAGACTATTGCAGATACTTTAATGGAAGTTCTTGAGCCTTATGGTGTAGTAGTTGTAGTTGAAGCTGAACATATGTGTATGACTATGAGAGGAGTAAAAAAACCAGGTTCAAAAACTGTAACATCAGCAGTAAGAGGTATATTTGAAACAAGACCAGAATCTAGAGCAGAAGTTATGAGCTTGATAAATCACAAGTAA
- a CDS encoding YerC/YecD family TrpR-related protein, which yields MSYNSKIKDSHIDELFEAILELRNLEECYRFFEDICTIKEIKSLAQRLQVAKLLRENKTYIEIENETGASTATISRINRALNYGAEGYNLILDRLEQKKDEK from the coding sequence ATGAGTTATAATTCTAAAATTAAAGATTCTCATATTGATGAGCTTTTTGAAGCTATTTTAGAACTTAGAAATTTAGAAGAGTGTTATAGATTTTTTGAAGATATTTGCACAATAAAAGAAATAAAGTCTCTGGCTCAGAGACTTCAGGTTGCAAAATTATTAAGAGAGAATAAGACATATATAGAAATTGAAAATGAGACAGGTGCTTCTACAGCAACTATTAGTAGGATAAATAGAGCACTAAATTATGGAGCGGAAGGATACAATCTAATATTAGATAGATTAGAGCAAAAGAAAGATGAAAAGTAG
- the folB gene encoding dihydroneopterin aldolase, producing MDKITLKGLSFYAYHGALKEENVIGQKFIVDLEIFCDLKRAGETDDLTQSVNYAKVYEVVKDICENNTFKLIEALAENIAIRVLNEFKNVKEIVVTVKKPQAPVNGIFDYFGVEIRRVRKDG from the coding sequence TTGGATAAAATAACACTAAAAGGCTTAAGTTTTTATGCTTATCATGGAGCATTAAAGGAAGAAAATGTTATAGGTCAAAAGTTTATTGTTGATTTAGAAATTTTTTGTGATTTAAAAAGGGCAGGAGAAACTGATGATTTAACTCAGTCAGTAAATTATGCTAAAGTATATGAAGTAGTCAAAGATATATGCGAAAACAATACATTCAAGCTTATTGAGGCTTTGGCTGAAAATATAGCAATAAGAGTTTTAAATGAATTTAAAAATGTTAAAGAGATAGTTGTAACGGTAAAGAAACCTCAAGCTCCTGTTAATGGGATATTTGACTATTTCGGTGTAGAAATAAGGAGAGTAAGAAAAGATGGCTAA
- a CDS encoding nucleoside hydrolase: MKKIKVIFDCDNTMGLEGKDVDDGLTLIYLLGRKDIDLLGITTTYGNSTIDSVFENTKKMFKELNINLPLYKGASSKSEKNSPAANFLVDIVNKYPNEITLLATGSLTNLKNAYEIDKNFFKKLKQIVLMGGITKPLIINGKNLDELNFSCDPEATHIVLTSGVKITVLTGHICLQAFFGEYEYKRLMNSKSKIYKYIKDKTINWFNFVMAEFGIKGFYNWDIVAAVYVTNPELFDENYQNIISTPNDLENGYLIIDKNSPKGYKINIPTKIKDVERFNNIIFETWDNVII, encoded by the coding sequence ATGAAAAAAATAAAGGTAATATTTGATTGTGATAACACTATGGGCTTAGAAGGTAAAGATGTAGATGACGGTCTTACACTTATATATCTATTAGGTAGAAAAGATATAGATTTACTAGGTATTACGACAACTTATGGAAATAGTACAATTGACTCAGTATTTGAAAATACTAAAAAAATGTTTAAAGAATTAAATATAAACTTGCCTCTTTACAAAGGAGCTAGTTCAAAATCTGAAAAAAATAGCCCTGCTGCCAATTTTTTAGTAGATATTGTGAATAAATATCCTAATGAAATTACACTGCTAGCAACAGGTTCTCTTACAAATCTTAAAAACGCTTATGAAATTGATAAAAACTTTTTCAAAAAATTAAAACAGATTGTCTTAATGGGAGGCATAACAAAACCTTTAATCATTAATGGAAAAAATTTAGACGAACTTAATTTCTCATGTGATCCAGAAGCTACCCATATCGTATTAACATCTGGAGTTAAAATAACAGTTTTAACAGGACATATTTGCTTACAAGCATTCTTTGGTGAATATGAATACAAAAGATTGATGAATAGTAAATCTAAAATATATAAATACATTAAAGATAAAACCATTAATTGGTTTAACTTTGTAATGGCTGAATTTGGTATAAAAGGATTTTATAACTGGGACATAGTTGCTGCAGTTTATGTAACAAATCCAGAATTGTTTGATGAAAACTATCAAAATATAATATCTACCCCAAATGATTTAGAAAACGGATATCTTATAATAGATAAAAACTCACCTAAAGGTTATAAAATTAATATACCTACTAAAATTAAAGATGTAGAAAGATTTAATAATATAATTTTTGAAACATGGGATAATGTAATTATATAA
- a CDS encoding YeeE/YedE thiosulfate transporter family protein, producing MSSNRIEELKKRRQREIRVNKKKNQKFYAFIMSIISIIIFIFLLQNNKIYSIFWVIGLLIGITLQRSRFCFAASFRDPIMVGSTSILKAIIIAFIIATIGFGIIQYDSIDSSGVIDIDRLPGQISPVGIHTAIGAILFGIGMVIAGGCASGTLMRIGEGFLLQIVVLIGFIIGTVLGAYNFEFWDKLIIKKSPTIYIPKYIGLPTAVILQIIFLTVLYFIADWYDKKNNLMSS from the coding sequence ATGTCTTCTAATAGAATTGAAGAATTGAAAAAAAGAAGGCAGAGAGAGATTAGAGTTAATAAGAAAAAAAATCAAAAGTTTTATGCATTTATAATGTCTATTATTTCTATAATAATATTTATCTTTTTATTGCAGAACAACAAAATTTACAGTATTTTTTGGGTTATTGGACTCTTAATAGGTATAACGCTTCAAAGGTCAAGATTTTGTTTTGCTGCAAGTTTCAGAGATCCAATTATGGTTGGCAGTACATCTATTTTAAAAGCAATTATTATAGCTTTTATAATAGCAACTATAGGCTTTGGAATTATTCAGTATGATTCAATAGATAGTAGTGGTGTTATTGATATAGATAGATTACCAGGTCAAATTAGCCCAGTTGGAATTCATACAGCTATAGGAGCAATACTTTTTGGAATTGGTATGGTAATTGCTGGTGGGTGTGCTAGTGGAACTCTTATGAGAATAGGCGAAGGTTTTTTGTTGCAAATTGTTGTACTCATTGGATTTATTATAGGAACTGTATTAGGAGCGTATAATTTTGAATTTTGGGACAAGCTTATTATTAAAAAGTCGCCAACAATTTATATACCTAAGTATATCGGGCTACCAACAGCAGTAATTCTACAAATAATTTTTCTTACAGTATTATATTTTATTGCAGATTGGTACGATAAGAAAAACAATTTGATGTCTAGTTGA
- a CDS encoding ABC transporter permease, producing MSRILNTKIKPYILLIPALTILIGIFISGLIMGLVQSFGYFSVIGLKDFTLKYYFEVLTDKDFLQSLRFSFYISLISSVIAVIVGVILAYSILRSRHKKSIEEFIYKLPIIVPHTIAALLVYNLFSQSGVVPRIFYNIGIIDSQSQFPSLVFDRVGIGIIIAYLWKEIPFIAMVVYTILSNINDKLVEVALNLGANNRQVFWHILLPLIMPSIFSSFIIIFAFSFGAFEVPYLLGPTTPKTLPVKAYIEYTNPDLTNRPYTMVINMILTFISVLFVWIYSRTFKLISKYNG from the coding sequence GTGAGTAGAATATTGAATACAAAAATAAAACCGTATATACTTTTGATTCCTGCATTGACAATATTAATAGGAATATTCATCTCTGGACTAATCATGGGATTAGTCCAGAGTTTTGGATACTTTTCTGTAATAGGGCTAAAGGATTTTACACTGAAATACTATTTTGAAGTATTAACAGATAAAGATTTTTTACAGTCCTTAAGGTTTAGTTTTTACATTTCTTTAATTTCATCTGTAATTGCAGTAATAGTAGGAGTTATACTGGCTTATTCTATCCTAAGGAGTAGGCATAAAAAGAGCATAGAAGAATTCATCTATAAGTTGCCCATCATAGTTCCCCATACAATCGCTGCTTTACTTGTATATAATCTATTTTCACAGAGTGGTGTTGTGCCTAGGATATTTTATAATATTGGAATAATAGATAGTCAGAGTCAATTTCCATCTTTAGTTTTTGATAGAGTTGGAATTGGGATAATAATAGCTTATTTGTGGAAAGAGATACCTTTTATAGCTATGGTAGTATATACAATTCTTAGTAATATAAACGATAAACTCGTTGAGGTTGCCTTGAATCTTGGAGCTAATAACAGACAGGTATTTTGGCATATTCTGTTGCCTTTAATTATGCCATCTATATTTTCTTCTTTTATAATAATCTTTGCTTTTTCGTTTGGGGCTTTTGAGGTACCGTATTTATTGGGACCTACAACACCAAAAACACTACCTGTTAAGGCTTACATTGAATATACAAATCCAGATTTAACAAATCGTCCTTATACCATGGTAATAAATATGATTTTAACCTTTATTTCTGTATTATTTGTATGGATTTATAGTAGAACTTTTAAATTGATATCCAAATATAATGGGTGA
- a CDS encoding sulfurtransferase TusA family protein has product MTEIKLDCMYEACPIPLLKAIKKLEKMDIGDVLILETDHSCSIKNVVEWAKKQGHNVDYMEVGEGEWEIYIEKRK; this is encoded by the coding sequence TTGACTGAGATAAAACTAGATTGCATGTATGAAGCATGCCCGATACCTTTGTTGAAGGCTATAAAAAAATTAGAAAAAATGGATATAGGAGATGTGTTAATTTTAGAAACAGATCATAGTTGTTCCATTAAGAATGTGGTTGAATGGGCTAAAAAACAAGGTCATAATGTAGATTATATGGAAGTAGGAGAAGGTGAATGGGAAATATATATAGAAAAGCGAAAATGA
- a CDS encoding ABC transporter substrate-binding protein, whose product MKKKFLSILLILVLASSLVGCSGNKKIEGNVLEKSWEDILAEAKGTTVNFYGWGGSQKVNNWIDTYLAKRLKEEYDITLNRVPMNIDDILNKLLGEKQLNSQEGTIDIVWINGENFYTAKENELLFGPFTDKLPNFNKYIDNNSDEVKYDFGFKVDGYEAPYGKAQLVMIYDKNKIDTIPKNYKELLELAKKNPGKLTYPAPPDFTGSAFVRNIIYDIVGYKQFMNMEPDKETVEKAIKPAIDYLKELKPYLWREGKTYPATISQLDNMFSDNEVLMTMSYNPNHAASKIQTGEFPDTTNTFIFDNGTIGNTHFLAIPFNAPNKAGALAVINFILSPEAQASKYDPKNWGDLPVLDNNKLSDSEMSLFTDVKIGKGTLPQQYLLDHRVPEMPANLIPIIEEIWLENIPVEGE is encoded by the coding sequence ATGAAGAAAAAGTTTTTAAGTATACTGCTTATTTTAGTTTTAGCCTCAAGTCTAGTGGGGTGTAGCGGTAACAAAAAGATAGAAGGAAATGTTTTAGAAAAGAGTTGGGAAGATATATTGGCTGAAGCTAAGGGAACTACTGTTAACTTCTATGGTTGGGGCGGAAGCCAGAAGGTTAATAATTGGATTGACACATATTTAGCTAAAAGGTTAAAAGAAGAATATGATATAACTTTAAATAGGGTACCTATGAACATTGATGATATTTTAAATAAATTATTAGGAGAGAAACAATTAAATAGTCAAGAAGGAACTATTGATATAGTTTGGATTAATGGTGAGAATTTCTATACAGCTAAAGAAAATGAGTTATTATTCGGACCTTTTACAGATAAGTTACCAAATTTTAATAAATACATTGATAATAACTCTGATGAGGTAAAATATGATTTTGGGTTTAAGGTTGATGGCTATGAAGCACCCTACGGTAAAGCTCAGCTTGTTATGATATATGATAAGAATAAAATAGACACAATACCTAAAAACTATAAAGAGTTACTAGAATTGGCTAAGAAAAATCCTGGGAAGTTGACATATCCTGCTCCTCCAGATTTCACAGGTAGTGCCTTTGTGAGAAATATAATATACGATATTGTTGGATATAAGCAATTTATGAATATGGAACCAGATAAAGAAACAGTGGAAAAGGCAATCAAGCCAGCTATTGATTATCTAAAAGAGTTGAAACCTTATTTATGGAGAGAAGGTAAGACATACCCAGCTACAATATCTCAGCTTGACAATATGTTTTCTGATAACGAGGTATTGATGACTATGAGTTATAATCCAAACCATGCTGCAAGTAAAATTCAAACAGGTGAGTTTCCAGATACGACAAATACTTTTATTTTTGATAATGGGACTATAGGAAATACTCACTTTCTAGCAATACCTTTTAACGCACCAAATAAAGCAGGAGCTTTAGCTGTTATTAACTTTATTTTGAGTCCTGAAGCACAAGCTTCAAAATATGATCCTAAAAATTGGGGAGATTTGCCAGTTTTAGATAACAATAAATTAAGTGATAGTGAAATGAGTTTGTTCACTGATGTTAAAATAGGGAAGGGGACATTACCACAACAATACTTGTTAGATCATAGAGTTCCTGAGATGCCTGCAAATTTGATACCTATTATTGAAGAGATATGGTTAGAAAACATACCTGTAGAGGGTGAGTAG
- the folK gene encoding 2-amino-4-hydroxy-6-hydroxymethyldihydropteridine diphosphokinase: MAKVYLGLGTNLGDRLGYLKEAIQLIKNFKDTEVTKVSKIYETEPWGYTLQDSFLNLCIEIETDLRPFELLEECQKVERILKRERYFRWGPRTIDVDILIYDDVFIDDDKLTIPHPRIQERAFVLVPLKDLNENLVIKGKTITKWIEIVGLEGIKEFKACNCKPLP; encoded by the coding sequence ATGGCTAAGGTGTATCTTGGACTAGGAACAAATTTAGGAGATAGACTTGGGTATTTGAAGGAAGCTATACAGCTTATTAAGAATTTTAAAGATACTGAAGTAACAAAAGTTTCTAAAATATATGAGACCGAGCCTTGGGGGTATACTTTACAGGATAGCTTTTTAAACTTATGTATAGAGATAGAGACTGACTTAAGACCATTTGAACTTTTAGAAGAATGTCAGAAAGTTGAGAGAATATTAAAAAGAGAGCGTTATTTTAGATGGGGTCCTAGAACTATTGATGTTGATATATTGATTTATGATGATGTTTTTATAGATGACGATAAGTTAACAATACCTCATCCTAGAATTCAAGAAAGAGCTTTTGTTTTAGTACCATTAAAGGATTTAAACGAAAACCTAGTAATTAAGGGAAAAACAATTACAAAGTGGATAGAGATTGTAGGGCTTGAAGGAATAAAGGAATTTAAGGCTTGCAATTGCAAGCCTCTACCTTAA
- a CDS encoding YeeE/YedE thiosulfate transporter family protein translates to MKFYEKIIKKPWPYWVGGILLGVLNIILLALTGKAWKITTGFLYWGLSFLELLGFNCLDWYYFSVYSNQLRKGETFIHNYYTILNLAVIVGALVAVLWASEFKFKKIKNRRQLFFGLLGGIIMGYGTRLSFGCNIGAYFSAIPSFSLHGWVFAIFMFIGAFIGTKILFKYLL, encoded by the coding sequence ATGAAATTTTATGAAAAAATTATAAAAAAACCTTGGCCATATTGGGTAGGCGGTATTTTACTTGGAGTTTTAAACATTATTTTATTAGCACTAACTGGAAAAGCATGGAAAATAACAACTGGTTTTTTGTATTGGGGATTATCATTTTTGGAGCTTTTAGGATTTAATTGTTTAGATTGGTATTATTTTAGTGTTTATTCTAATCAATTGAGAAAAGGAGAAACTTTTATTCACAATTATTATACAATATTGAATCTAGCTGTAATCGTTGGAGCACTAGTGGCTGTTCTTTGGGCATCTGAATTTAAATTCAAAAAAATAAAAAATAGAAGGCAATTATTCTTCGGATTATTGGGTGGAATAATTATGGGATATGGAACAAGACTGAGCTTTGGATGTAATATTGGAGCTTATTTTAGTGCAATACCTTCATTTTCTTTACATGGATGGGTTTTCGCAATTTTTATGTTTATAGGGGCTTTTATAGGAACTAAAATATTATTTAAATATTTATTATAG